In one window of Microbacterium sp. PM5 DNA:
- the era gene encoding GTPase Era encodes MTASPQTRSGFVTFVGRPNVGKSTLTNALVGEKVAITSDKPQTTRRAIRGIVNRPAGQLVIVDTPGIHKPRTLLGQRLNDLVEQVLGDVDAIGFLVPATEKVGPGDRRIAASLDGYPRAKKVAIVTKTDIASRDEITERLMEVDSLREDWDAVIPISAVANEQLDVLADELLTLMPEGPALYEDGVVTDESLEDRIAEIIREAALEGVRDELPHSIAVTIDDISRRDEGELTDIYANLVVERDSQKAIIIGHKGSRLASVGARARAQIEPLVGTKVFLKLHVRVAKEWQRDPKQLGRLGF; translated from the coding sequence ATGACCGCCAGCCCGCAGACCCGCTCCGGGTTCGTCACCTTCGTCGGCCGACCCAACGTCGGCAAGTCCACGCTGACGAACGCCCTGGTGGGTGAGAAGGTCGCGATCACCTCCGACAAGCCACAGACGACGCGGCGCGCGATCCGCGGCATCGTCAACCGCCCCGCCGGCCAGCTCGTCATCGTCGACACCCCCGGCATCCACAAGCCGCGCACGCTGCTCGGCCAGCGCCTGAACGACCTCGTCGAGCAGGTCCTCGGCGACGTGGACGCGATCGGCTTCCTCGTGCCGGCCACGGAGAAGGTGGGTCCGGGCGACCGGCGTATCGCGGCATCCCTCGACGGGTACCCCCGCGCGAAGAAGGTCGCCATCGTCACGAAGACCGACATCGCATCGCGCGACGAGATCACCGAACGACTGATGGAGGTCGACAGTCTGCGCGAGGACTGGGATGCCGTCATCCCCATCTCCGCCGTCGCGAACGAGCAGCTGGACGTGCTCGCCGACGAGCTGCTGACGCTCATGCCCGAAGGACCCGCCCTCTACGAGGACGGTGTCGTCACGGATGAGTCGCTGGAGGACCGCATCGCCGAGATCATCCGCGAGGCGGCGCTGGAAGGCGTTCGAGACGAACTGCCGCACTCGATCGCCGTCACGATCGACGACATCTCCCGCCGCGACGAGGGCGAGCTGACCGACATCTACGCGAACCTCGTCGTCGAGCGCGACAGCCAGAAGGCCATCATCATCGGGCACAAGGGCTCGCGCCTCGCGTCGGTCGGCGCGCGCGCCCGCGCCCAGATCGAACCGCTCGTGGGCACCAAGGTGTTCTTGAAGCTGCACGTGCGCGTCGCCAAGGAATGGCAACGCGATCCGAAGCAACTCGGAAGGCTGGGATTCTGA
- a CDS encoding NADP-dependent oxidoreductase: MTHTTARQWRAVRAGGPETWELAEVEVPAPAPGEVTIRVRAAGMNPADAKHVAAENGQSWPVPIGYEVSGEITAIGLDTEIGSGPAAKGDEVVAFRVQGGYATEMTVDAAKVFHKPEPLSHPEAANLLLTGTTAAEMLHVVAAKPGETILLHGASGAVGVAVLQLAALRGIHVIGTAAESSFERVRRFGGEPVAYGPGLFERAVAIAGDVPIVAALDAVGTDEAIDVSLALVADRARIVTIVSPSRAKADGFHWIAGALPDSARFRDAARAGLIAAANAGTLAVPVARTFPLTDAPAALALLAEGHAGGALALVP; the protein is encoded by the coding sequence ATGACGCACACGACGGCACGGCAGTGGCGGGCGGTACGGGCCGGTGGGCCCGAGACGTGGGAACTCGCCGAGGTCGAGGTTCCCGCCCCGGCCCCCGGAGAGGTGACGATCCGCGTGCGCGCGGCGGGCATGAACCCCGCCGACGCCAAGCACGTCGCCGCCGAGAACGGGCAGTCCTGGCCTGTGCCGATCGGGTACGAGGTGTCGGGCGAGATCACCGCGATCGGTCTCGATACGGAGATCGGGTCGGGACCCGCGGCGAAAGGTGACGAGGTCGTCGCCTTCCGCGTGCAGGGCGGCTATGCGACGGAGATGACGGTGGATGCCGCGAAGGTGTTCCACAAGCCTGAGCCGCTCAGCCATCCGGAGGCGGCGAATCTGCTGCTGACCGGCACGACCGCCGCGGAGATGCTGCACGTCGTCGCGGCGAAGCCGGGAGAGACGATCCTCCTGCACGGCGCGTCGGGTGCCGTGGGCGTCGCCGTGCTGCAGTTGGCGGCGCTGCGCGGCATCCATGTCATCGGCACGGCGGCCGAAAGCTCGTTCGAGCGCGTGCGGCGCTTCGGCGGCGAGCCCGTCGCCTACGGACCGGGGCTCTTCGAGCGGGCGGTCGCGATCGCCGGTGACGTCCCCATCGTCGCGGCGCTGGATGCTGTCGGGACGGATGAGGCCATCGACGTGTCGCTCGCGCTGGTCGCCGACCGTGCTCGGATCGTGACGATCGTGTCGCCGTCGCGGGCGAAAGCCGACGGATTCCACTGGATCGCCGGGGCACTGCCCGACAGCGCGCGCTTCCGCGACGCGGCGCGGGCAGGCCTGATCGCGGCCGCGAACGCCGGCACTCTGGCCGTCCCGGTGGCACGTACGTTCCCCCTCACCGATGCGCCTGCGGCGCTCGCCCTGTTGGCCGAGGGACACGCCGGGGGAGCCCTGGCACTGGTCCCGTGA
- the leuA gene encoding 2-isopropylmalate synthase, protein MKNMQQPSGMPIHKYRPFHEQIRVDLPDRTWPDARITTAPRWCAVDLRDGNQALIDPMSPERKRIMFELLVGMGYKEIEVGFPSASQTDFDFVRQLIEENLIPDDVTIQVLTQAREHLIERTYEAIAGAKQAIVHLYNSTSVLQREVVFRSDKQGIIDIALNGARLCREFEKRIPETAVYYEYSPESYTGTELEFAVDICNQVIEIFEPTPERKVIINLPATVEMATPNVYADSIEWMGRHLAHRENVIISLHPHNDRGTAIAAAELGYMAGADRIEGCLFGNGERTGNVDLVALGINMLTQGIDPQIDFSDIDQVKRTAEYCNQLPVPERSPWAGDLVFTAFSGSHQDAIKKGFEAMEARAAASGVTVDDIEWAVPYLPIDPKDLGRSYEAVIRVNSQSGKGGVAYLLKTDHALDLPRKLQIEFSGVVQAKTDAEGGEVSSDQIWAIFTDEYLPAREADEKWGRFELLSTRTQSDMSGEVSLEVTLRDGEETVATRGVGNGPVSAFLEVVRAQGFDITLYDYVEHTLSAGGDAQAASYVELQVDGERLWGVGIDGDISTASLKAIVSCVNRAIRTRERSGSLAAV, encoded by the coding sequence ATGAAGAACATGCAGCAGCCTTCCGGCATGCCGATCCACAAGTACCGCCCGTTCCACGAGCAGATCCGCGTCGACCTGCCCGACCGCACCTGGCCCGATGCCCGCATCACGACGGCTCCGCGCTGGTGCGCCGTCGACCTGCGCGACGGCAATCAGGCCCTCATCGACCCGATGAGCCCCGAGCGCAAGCGCATCATGTTCGAGCTGCTCGTGGGCATGGGCTACAAGGAGATCGAGGTCGGCTTCCCCTCCGCGAGCCAGACCGACTTCGACTTCGTCCGTCAGCTGATCGAAGAGAACCTGATCCCCGACGACGTGACCATCCAGGTGCTGACGCAGGCGCGTGAGCACCTGATCGAGCGCACCTACGAGGCGATCGCCGGAGCGAAGCAGGCGATCGTGCACCTCTACAACTCGACGAGCGTCCTGCAGCGCGAGGTCGTCTTCCGCAGCGACAAGCAGGGCATTATCGACATCGCTCTGAACGGGGCACGGCTGTGCCGTGAGTTCGAGAAGCGCATCCCCGAGACCGCCGTGTACTACGAGTACTCGCCCGAGTCCTACACCGGCACCGAGCTGGAGTTCGCCGTCGACATCTGCAACCAGGTGATCGAGATCTTCGAGCCCACTCCTGAGCGCAAGGTCATCATCAACCTGCCGGCAACGGTCGAGATGGCCACGCCCAACGTCTATGCCGACTCGATCGAATGGATGGGCCGTCACCTCGCGCACCGCGAGAACGTCATCATCTCGCTGCACCCCCACAACGACCGCGGGACGGCCATCGCCGCCGCCGAGCTCGGCTACATGGCCGGAGCAGACCGCATCGAGGGCTGCCTGTTCGGAAACGGGGAGCGCACCGGCAACGTCGATCTCGTCGCATTGGGCATCAACATGCTGACGCAGGGCATCGACCCGCAGATCGACTTCAGCGACATCGACCAGGTCAAGCGCACGGCCGAGTACTGCAATCAGCTGCCCGTCCCCGAGCGCAGCCCCTGGGCCGGCGACCTCGTCTTCACCGCATTCAGCGGCTCGCACCAGGATGCGATCAAGAAGGGGTTCGAGGCCATGGAGGCGCGGGCCGCGGCATCCGGGGTCACCGTCGACGACATCGAGTGGGCGGTGCCGTACCTGCCGATCGACCCGAAGGATCTCGGTCGCTCCTACGAGGCCGTGATCCGCGTCAACTCGCAGTCCGGCAAGGGCGGCGTCGCCTACCTGCTGAAGACGGACCACGCGCTGGATCTGCCTCGCAAGCTCCAGATCGAGTTCTCCGGTGTGGTGCAGGCCAAGACGGATGCCGAAGGCGGCGAAGTCTCCAGCGACCAGATCTGGGCGATCTTCACGGATGAGTATCTGCCTGCGCGTGAGGCGGACGAGAAGTGGGGGCGGTTCGAGTTGCTGTCCACGCGGACGCAGAGCGACATGTCGGGCGAGGTTTCGCTCGAGGTCACCCTCCGCGACGGCGAGGAGACCGTTGCCACACGCGGCGTCGGCAACGGCCCCGTATCGGCTTTCCTGGAAGTCGTGCGTGCGCAGGGCTTCGACATCACGCTCTACGACTACGTCGAGCACACGCTCAGCGCCGGGGGCGACGCGCAGGCCGCGTCGTACGTCGAGCTGCAGGTCGATGGTGAGCGCTTGTGGGGCGTCGGCATCGACGGTGACATCTCGACCGCGTCGCTGAAGGCGATCGTCTCCTGCGTGAACCGCGCCATCCGTACGCGCGAGCGCTCCGGCTCGCTCGCCGCCGTCTGA
- a CDS encoding TRIC cation channel family protein produces the protein MTEQLFVIPLWADLLAVGLGGVQGALFSSGFVGQRRLDLLGVVIVGTVMGMGGGIIRDLLLNVEPATLKSNWYLITAVGAALVGMLLANIFERLNAVIVALDAVVIGLFGAFGTSKALALGLPPVPAVFVGVCAAVGGGILRDVIMGLPVAIMHVGSLYAVAAAVGCALLAFAHAVGAPLVAAAIASVVVTTVIRLLAVIFDISLPEQRALYRRKVAVETSAIPIIRP, from the coding sequence GTGACGGAACAGTTGTTCGTGATCCCCCTCTGGGCCGACCTCCTCGCCGTGGGACTCGGCGGTGTACAGGGCGCGCTGTTCTCGTCGGGCTTCGTCGGACAGCGCCGACTCGACCTGCTCGGCGTCGTCATCGTCGGCACCGTGATGGGCATGGGTGGCGGCATCATCCGCGACCTCCTGCTCAACGTCGAACCCGCGACGCTGAAGAGCAACTGGTACCTGATCACGGCCGTCGGCGCGGCTCTGGTCGGCATGCTGCTGGCCAACATCTTCGAGCGCCTCAACGCGGTGATCGTGGCCCTTGACGCCGTGGTGATCGGTCTGTTCGGTGCCTTCGGCACCTCCAAGGCGCTGGCGCTCGGCCTTCCCCCCGTCCCGGCGGTCTTCGTCGGGGTCTGCGCCGCGGTGGGCGGCGGCATTCTTCGCGACGTGATCATGGGCCTGCCGGTGGCGATCATGCACGTCGGATCGCTGTACGCCGTCGCGGCCGCGGTCGGCTGCGCGTTGCTCGCGTTCGCACACGCCGTCGGTGCGCCGCTGGTGGCCGCGGCGATCGCCTCGGTCGTGGTCACGACCGTGATCCGACTGCTCGCGGTCATCTTCGACATCTCGCTGCCCGAACAGCGCGCGCTGTACCGGCGCAAAGTCGCGGTGGAGACCAGCGCGATCCCGATCATCCGGCCCTGA
- the recO gene encoding DNA repair protein RecO has protein sequence MPTYRDEVVVLRTHKLGEADRIVTMLSRRHGKVRAVAKGVRRTSSKFGARLEPFMVADVQLYQGRSLDIVQQAESLGSYGAAIVADYDRYTAAHAMVETADRLNEAEATPQQYLLLVGGLRTLAQGGRESRSVLDSYLLRAMSLSGWAPALFDCARCGAAGPHDWFVAQLGGVVCGDCAPAGSARLRPETGALLRALVAGEWDVVDAATHAATASASGLVAAYAQWHLERGIRSLSHVESTR, from the coding sequence GTGCCCACCTACCGCGACGAGGTCGTGGTCCTGCGCACCCACAAGCTGGGTGAAGCGGACCGCATCGTGACCATGCTCAGCCGTCGCCACGGCAAGGTACGCGCTGTCGCAAAGGGTGTGCGCCGCACGTCGTCGAAGTTCGGGGCCCGCCTCGAGCCGTTCATGGTCGCCGACGTCCAGCTCTACCAGGGGCGCTCGCTCGACATCGTGCAGCAGGCCGAGTCGCTCGGCTCCTACGGGGCCGCGATCGTGGCGGACTACGACCGTTACACGGCTGCGCACGCCATGGTCGAGACCGCCGACCGGCTGAACGAAGCCGAAGCCACCCCCCAGCAGTACCTGCTGCTCGTGGGAGGACTGCGCACCCTCGCCCAGGGCGGACGGGAGTCGCGTTCCGTCCTCGACTCGTACCTGCTGCGCGCGATGTCGCTGTCGGGCTGGGCTCCCGCCCTCTTCGATTGCGCGCGATGCGGCGCGGCCGGCCCGCACGATTGGTTCGTCGCGCAGCTCGGCGGCGTCGTCTGCGGCGACTGCGCTCCGGCCGGCTCGGCGCGCCTTCGTCCGGAGACGGGTGCGCTGCTGCGCGCCCTCGTCGCGGGAGAATGGGATGTCGTGGATGCCGCGACCCACGCCGCCACCGCCTCGGCATCCGGCCTCGTCGCCGCCTACGCGCAGTGGCATCTCGAGCGCGGCATCCGTTCCCTGTCCCATGTGGAGAGCACCCGTTGA
- a CDS encoding isoprenyl transferase: MSPKPYTHRDAVPYRPLDWTGIHPPRFPKGGVPNHVAIVMDGNGRWANRRGLTRIEGHRAGEEVLLDVVAGAIQAGVKHLSVYAFSTENWARSPEEVRFLMGYNRDVLHRRRDQLNEWGVRIRWAGRKPRLWGSVIKELQYAEQLTAGNDTLTLTMCINYGGRLELIDAMRAMGEQIAAGRLKPSAITEKTLRTHLYVPDMPDVDLFLRSSGEQRTSNFLLWESAYAEMVFLDTLWPDFSRTDLWGAIELYLGRSRRFGGAIDAPTADAAE, encoded by the coding sequence TTGAGCCCCAAGCCCTACACGCATCGCGATGCCGTGCCGTACCGCCCCCTCGATTGGACCGGCATCCATCCGCCGCGTTTTCCGAAGGGCGGTGTGCCGAACCACGTTGCGATCGTGATGGACGGCAACGGACGGTGGGCCAACCGCCGGGGACTGACACGAATCGAAGGACACCGGGCGGGCGAGGAGGTGCTTCTCGACGTCGTGGCCGGCGCGATCCAGGCCGGAGTGAAACACCTCAGCGTCTACGCCTTCTCGACCGAGAACTGGGCCCGCTCACCGGAAGAGGTGCGCTTCCTGATGGGCTACAACCGCGACGTGCTGCACCGCCGCCGTGATCAGTTGAACGAATGGGGCGTGCGCATCCGCTGGGCGGGCCGCAAGCCGCGCCTGTGGGGATCGGTCATCAAAGAGCTGCAGTACGCCGAGCAGCTCACCGCCGGCAACGACACGCTCACCCTGACGATGTGCATCAACTACGGCGGCCGGCTCGAGCTCATCGACGCGATGCGCGCGATGGGCGAACAGATCGCCGCGGGGCGGCTGAAGCCGTCGGCGATCACGGAGAAGACGCTGCGCACGCACCTGTACGTTCCGGACATGCCCGACGTCGACCTCTTCCTGCGCTCCAGCGGCGAGCAACGCACCTCGAACTTCCTGCTGTGGGAGTCGGCCTACGCCGAGATGGTGTTCCTCGACACGCTCTGGCCAGACTTCTCGCGCACGGATCTGTGGGGCGCGATCGAGCTGTATCTGGGTCGCAGCCGCCGATTCGGCGGCGCGATCGATGCTCCCACCGCTGACGCAGCGGAATAG
- a CDS encoding DsbA family oxidoreductase — protein sequence MTDKITIDVWSDIACPWCYIGKRNLEAGLAQTAADTDAPQVDVTFHSFELSPDTPVDFEGDEVDFLAGHKGMPRERVREMLDQVTGVAANSGLEYRFDLLQHTNTVKAHELLHFAKAQGRQYEMAERLMSAYFTEGKHVGRVDDLVDLAVEVGLDASDVRDALESGRHLADVRADQAQAQAYGIQGVPFFVIDGKYGVSGAQPADAFAQITRQVWAEKQDA from the coding sequence ATGACAGACAAGATCACCATCGACGTGTGGAGTGACATCGCCTGCCCGTGGTGCTACATCGGCAAGCGCAATCTCGAGGCCGGCCTCGCTCAGACGGCGGCCGACACCGACGCCCCGCAGGTCGACGTGACCTTCCACTCCTTCGAGCTCTCTCCCGACACTCCGGTCGACTTCGAGGGCGACGAGGTCGACTTCCTTGCCGGACACAAGGGAATGCCGCGAGAGCGCGTGCGCGAGATGCTCGACCAGGTCACCGGCGTCGCCGCGAACTCCGGGCTCGAGTACCGCTTCGATCTGCTGCAGCACACCAACACCGTGAAGGCGCACGAACTGCTGCACTTCGCGAAGGCGCAGGGGCGTCAGTACGAGATGGCCGAGCGCCTCATGTCCGCATACTTCACCGAGGGCAAGCACGTCGGACGCGTCGACGACCTCGTCGACCTCGCCGTGGAGGTCGGCCTGGATGCCTCGGACGTGCGTGACGCACTCGAATCGGGCCGACATCTGGCCGATGTGCGCGCCGATCAGGCACAGGCGCAGGCTTACGGCATCCAGGGCGTGCCGTTCTTCGTGATCGACGGCAAGTACGGCGTGAGCGGCGCGCAGCCGGCCGACGCGTTCGCACAGATCACCCGACAGGTGTGGGCGGAGAAGCAGGACGCCTGA
- a CDS encoding glutathione peroxidase, which translates to MADTQTAQLRDIPYTDATGAEHTLSEFGDRAVLIVNVASKCGLTPQYEQLEELQRTYGDRGLQVIGFPCNQFMGQEPGSMEEILEYCAVTWGVSFPIMDKVRVNGSHAAPLYKALKKAKNVEGAKGPVMWNFEKFLVTPTGEVHRFRPQTKPDAPEVIAAIEASLPA; encoded by the coding sequence ATGGCCGACACACAGACAGCGCAGCTTCGTGACATCCCCTACACCGACGCGACCGGCGCAGAGCACACCCTCTCCGAGTTCGGCGATCGCGCCGTTCTCATCGTCAACGTCGCATCCAAGTGCGGTCTGACGCCGCAGTACGAGCAGCTCGAAGAGCTGCAGCGCACCTATGGCGACCGGGGTCTGCAGGTCATCGGCTTCCCCTGCAACCAGTTCATGGGTCAGGAGCCGGGCTCCATGGAGGAGATCCTGGAGTACTGCGCCGTCACGTGGGGCGTCAGCTTCCCCATCATGGACAAGGTGCGGGTGAACGGCTCGCACGCCGCTCCCCTTTACAAGGCGCTGAAGAAGGCGAAGAACGTGGAGGGGGCGAAGGGCCCGGTCATGTGGAACTTCGAGAAATTCCTGGTCACGCCGACCGGCGAGGTGCACCGTTTCCGTCCGCAGACCAAGCCCGACGCGCCCGAGGTGATCGCGGCGATCGAGGCCAGCCTCCCCGCCTGA
- the dusB gene encoding tRNA dihydrouridine synthase DusB, translating into MSLSVSAGAALRIGPIALDAPVVLAPMAGITNTAFRRLCREYGAGLYVSEMITTRALVERNATTMRLITHHESETPRSIQLYGVDPATTEAAVRLLVNEDRADHIDLNFGCPVPKVTRKGGGAALPWKLGLFREIVTRAARAAGDVPLTVKMRKGIDSDHLTFLDAGRIAEDAGVAAVALHARTAAEFYSGQADWSAISALKQAVTSIPVLGNGDIWSAEDAARMMTETGCDGVVVGRGCLGRPWLFGDLARALGGPDAANGAPVDATLGFVAAAFRRHAELLVEFFEDEGRGCRDIRKHVAWYFKGYPVGGETRAQLATVSSLTEIDDLLATLDLDAPYPGAAAEGQRGRAGTPKRPALPDGWLLSRDMSGDAARALADAEVDTSGG; encoded by the coding sequence ATGTCCCTCTCCGTCTCAGCCGGCGCCGCGCTGCGCATCGGCCCCATCGCGCTCGACGCACCCGTGGTGCTCGCGCCGATGGCCGGTATCACCAACACCGCCTTCCGTCGGCTCTGCCGCGAGTACGGCGCGGGACTCTACGTCTCGGAGATGATCACCACTCGCGCCCTGGTCGAGCGCAACGCGACCACGATGCGTTTGATCACGCACCACGAGTCGGAGACTCCGCGCTCGATCCAGCTCTACGGCGTCGACCCGGCGACCACCGAAGCGGCCGTCCGACTTCTCGTCAACGAGGACCGCGCCGATCACATCGACCTCAACTTCGGCTGTCCCGTGCCCAAGGTCACGCGCAAGGGCGGGGGAGCGGCACTGCCGTGGAAGCTCGGCCTGTTCCGCGAGATCGTCACGCGCGCCGCACGCGCCGCCGGCGACGTGCCGCTCACCGTCAAGATGCGCAAGGGAATCGACTCCGACCACCTCACGTTCCTCGACGCCGGCCGCATCGCGGAGGATGCGGGCGTCGCCGCGGTGGCCCTCCACGCGCGCACGGCCGCGGAGTTCTATTCCGGCCAGGCCGACTGGTCGGCGATCAGCGCTCTGAAGCAGGCGGTGACGAGCATCCCCGTTCTCGGCAACGGCGACATCTGGTCAGCGGAGGATGCGGCACGCATGATGACCGAGACCGGGTGCGACGGTGTCGTGGTCGGCCGTGGGTGCCTCGGTCGACCGTGGCTGTTCGGTGACCTCGCGCGAGCCCTCGGCGGCCCGGATGCCGCCAACGGCGCCCCCGTCGACGCGACCCTGGGCTTCGTCGCGGCCGCGTTCCGCCGTCATGCCGAGCTGCTCGTCGAGTTCTTCGAGGACGAGGGTCGCGGATGCCGCGACATCCGCAAGCACGTCGCCTGGTACTTCAAGGGCTACCCCGTCGGGGGCGAGACGCGCGCACAGCTGGCGACCGTGTCGAGCCTCACCGAGATCGACGATCTGCTCGCGACGCTGGATCTCGACGCCCCCTACCCGGGCGCCGCCGCCGAGGGCCAGCGCGGTCGTGCCGGCACGCCCAAGCGCCCGGCACTGCCCGACGGGTGGCTGCTCAGCCGCGATATGAGCGGCGACGCCGCGCGCGCGCTGGCTGACGCGGAGGTCGACACCAGTGGCGGCTGA
- a CDS encoding deoxyguanosinetriphosphate triphosphohydrolase, with protein MAADGSSVGIASGRPAGYDDHDADRFVPEQHRSQRDGFARDRARVLHSAALRRLASKTQVLSPASPADFARNRLTHSLEVAQVGRELAIALELSPDVVDTACLSHDIGHPPFGHNGERALNDWAEDIGGFEGNAQTLRILSRLEPKVLDAGGRSVGLNLTRASLDATCKYPWTVEHGVPDPGGREKFGVYPEDEDVFRWMRIGAPGRVRCIEAEVMDLSDDIAYSVHDFEDAVLNGYLDPARLADAREHDALLTAIQAWVGFGFTRDELADALYRLTRMPEWLTGFDGSRAALAGLKNLTSDLIGRFARAATTATREHYSVPVLTRYRGRVIVPRVIEAEMAVLKGIIGAFVVTIDGRRGLYKEQRRVLKRLATALWERPEHLDRLHAEDFAAASTDAARKRVVVDQVASLTDRFAIEWHARLIGPVDLRELGLRSGDDRTIAPSGFALPEPLAGLWPAEGH; from the coding sequence GTGGCGGCTGACGGCAGCAGCGTCGGCATCGCCTCGGGCCGACCCGCTGGCTACGACGACCACGATGCCGACCGTTTCGTCCCCGAACAGCATCGATCCCAGCGAGACGGGTTCGCCCGCGATCGCGCTCGAGTGCTCCACTCGGCGGCCCTGCGCCGCCTCGCCTCGAAGACCCAGGTGCTCAGCCCCGCGAGCCCTGCGGACTTCGCGCGAAACCGACTGACGCACTCCCTCGAAGTCGCTCAGGTGGGCCGCGAGCTGGCGATCGCCCTGGAGCTGTCACCCGACGTGGTCGACACGGCCTGCCTCAGCCACGACATCGGCCATCCGCCCTTCGGCCACAACGGGGAGCGCGCTCTGAACGACTGGGCCGAGGACATCGGAGGGTTCGAGGGCAACGCACAGACGCTGCGGATCCTCTCGCGTCTCGAGCCGAAGGTGCTGGATGCCGGGGGGCGCAGCGTGGGGCTCAACCTGACCCGCGCGAGCCTCGACGCGACGTGCAAGTACCCGTGGACGGTCGAGCACGGTGTTCCCGACCCCGGTGGACGAGAGAAGTTCGGCGTCTACCCCGAGGACGAGGATGTCTTCCGCTGGATGCGCATCGGCGCGCCCGGTCGCGTGCGCTGCATCGAAGCAGAGGTCATGGACCTCTCCGACGACATCGCGTACTCCGTGCACGATTTCGAGGACGCGGTGCTCAACGGCTACCTCGACCCGGCGCGCCTCGCCGACGCGCGCGAGCATGACGCTCTGCTGACGGCGATCCAGGCGTGGGTGGGCTTCGGCTTCACCCGCGACGAGCTGGCGGACGCGCTGTACCGGCTCACACGCATGCCGGAGTGGCTCACCGGATTCGACGGCTCTCGCGCCGCACTGGCCGGCCTGAAGAATCTCACGTCCGATCTCATCGGCCGCTTCGCGCGCGCAGCCACGACGGCGACGCGCGAGCACTACTCGGTGCCGGTGCTCACGCGCTACCGCGGCCGCGTCATCGTGCCGCGGGTGATCGAGGCCGAGATGGCCGTGCTCAAGGGCATCATCGGCGCCTTCGTGGTCACGATCGACGGTCGCCGCGGGCTGTACAAGGAACAGCGTCGCGTGCTCAAGCGCCTCGCCACCGCACTGTGGGAGCGTCCCGAGCACCTCGACCGGCTGCACGCGGAGGACTTCGCCGCGGCATCCACCGATGCCGCCCGCAAGCGCGTGGTCGTCGACCAGGTCGCGAGCCTCACCGATCGCTTCGCCATCGAGTGGCATGCCCGACTGATCGGCCCGGTCGATCTGCGCGAGCTCGGCCTGCGCTCCGGCGACGACCGCACGATCGCCCCCAGCGGTTTCGCTCTTCCCGAGCCGCTCGCCGGGCTGTGGCCGGCGGAGGGTCACTGA